The stretch of DNA tatttatcttgaagctttgtccacaactcatgagcatcccgaaaTGGCATGagctgaaatataactacattgctcaaagcatagaaaagcacattagaagcttgagcattgagataagagtttttctcatcctctaaagataatctttggggatcctttggaggagaaaaacccatatctacaattcgctctaaatttgggtccatgaccctaaagagattaagcatgcgaattacccaaacatcaaaatttgtgccatcaaaactaagagtgtcagagaatcctaatcccctagtcgacatccttactctctaggtGGTTAAGCCCTATAAAGAGAGACGAAGCTGTGATACCAATTgagagatcgtggatgtcgcctagaggggggtgaataggcgttttaaaataattacgatttaggcttgaacaaatgcggaataaacctagtggttaatttatcaagcacaaaacctaaaacaactaggctcacctatgtgcacaaacaacttatgctaagcaagataagcaattatgtgatagcaagatatatgacaagaaacaatatcgctatcacaaagtaaagtgcatgagTAAAGGGGCTCgagtaagagataaccaaggcacgtagagacgacgatgtatcccgaagttcacacccttacagatgctaatctccgtttggagcggtgtggaggcacaatgctccccaagaagccactagggccaccgtactctcctcacgccctcgcacaatgcaagatgccgtgattccactaagggacacttgagggcggtcaccgaacccgtacaaatggcaacccttgggggcggtcaccgaacccgtacactttggcaacccttgggggcggtcaccggaacccgtcaaattgcttggggcgatctccacaacctaattggagaccccgacgcttgcccggagctttacaccacaatgattgagctccaaacaacactaaccgtctagggcaccaaggcacccaagaggaacaagctctagggtgcccaaacacccaagagtaataagcttctcaaacttcacttccacgtatcatcgtggacaactcaaaccgatgcaccaaagcaatggcaagggcacacggagtgcccaagtccttctctatcaaatcccaccggagcaactaatgctagggaggaaaatgagaggaagaacaagaaggagaacaccaagaactccaagatctagatccaaggggttcccctcacatagaggagaaagtgattggtggaaatgtggatctagatctcctctctctttttcctcaaaaactagcaagaatctatGGAGGGATTGAgaattagcaagctcaaagaaggtcaacaatgggggcaaaaacgagctcaagagatggggaaccattggggaagaagacccccttaaataggtccccacgaatctgcccgttatgtacagaataacataggagcggtacaacctctatgagcaccggtacaaccggtaacaggcaataagaggtacaaccggcccacaaccgcccaacaaccgcaccacaacagagaccagtccggtggtagagcggtacatgaccggtacaacctccggaccaattctggagcggtacaatcgctccaaacaccggttgtaccggtcaagcggtacaacctctccatggggcggtacaacctctctgtgtaaaacaggcaatatcaaaacaggcacaactttcgcatacgagctccgaattcaacgaaaccaaattTGTTGGAAAGTTAACGACAAGGGCTAAAACAATCTTCAGAGAAATAacaataataagcaaatgagaaaaggaccataataaaatggtgagaacccatcCTCGACAaataccggtaaaacctccaacaccgaaaacatcatagaagatgcatgcgaactccgtttttaatgaactcaagcttgtcatcaagataaccataagctctaagactcacaaatggaaccaaacaagaaccaagaaagatgatgcaaggatgcaatggtttgagctctcgactaatgatacgatcaagctactccctagagagcccccttgatagtacgacaatcgatcctacaacccggtctcccaactaccactatgagaccggtaaaatagaaaacctatcaagggcaaacctttgccttacacatagtccacttgagctagatgatgacgatcttgacttcctcaagttggaccacctttcttgattgtgttggctcgatgaagactagttgattgctcccccatacttcactatgggtgagccactctttggcacatcttcacaattccattgacaccacaatggacagcaaacttcaagcttgattgctcccccatactccattatgggtgagccactcttcgagttgctccacttgaacttgcacactacaAACTTGATGactatcaccacttgatgtcatcctccatgggttgtatgagatcttcctcttgactcAAGACCAtgaaaacatacctaaccccacaaaaaaCTCtcagtagaccatgggttagtacacaaagcataatggacaatgcttaccataccatgggatcacttgatccctctcggtacttcttctacgctttgtgagttgatcaacttgattcactcttgacttagtcttgatcaacattgaatctttccaactctcatttggatgatgtcttgaaggtaaccaTGAataatcacacaatcttcttcttcaggacatgcttgcaataagctcaactcacacatgatcaatctttggataattccttgaaaagcactttggccatctcaactcacacatgaccaatctttggataattccttgaaaagcactttggtcatctcataaactccttgaaaccaacacatggacttcaagacaatcctatggacaaatcattcaaatataactcaaggcaaccgttagtccatagagattgtcatcaattaccaaaaccacacatgaaggcaccgcatgtcctttcaccaAGTTTAATCATAAAAAAATATAAACATATACCATAACAAATCTATACGATGGGAAAGTATATTTAATAATAAATCAAACGATATTGATTTGATATTGTATATGCTAACATTTTTGTTTATAAATTTTATCAaagttacaaagcttgactttgaccaaagataATACACGGATCAAATAAAAATGAAGGGACTATTATAAGTTGTAATTTACTACTTTTTCAACGTGGGCTAGCGCAACCATTCGCAACCACTATAGCAAATGAAAAACGCGATGGAGAGCGTAGAAGAGATAGGAGGCCCGCAGGTGGCTGCGGAGAGTCCACATAAGCAGGCAAGCTTGAGGCTCTCAGCTCTCGACAGCTCAGACCGGCATCATGTGAGCCACGCATGGCCCTGGTAGTAGGGACAAGCCACGGAGAGAACTGATGCACCCGACGAAACCAGCTGGCGTGACGCCGAGGTCGGCACCGCCGGGCGCCGGAGAGTGGCGGCCGTCCGGCGTCGTCAGGCTGCTGCAGGCGCCGGCGGTGGTGGCGCTGGCCGCGGTGCTCGCCGTGGCGTCGCCGGCGCAAGCTCGGCCAGCTGGTGCACCCCCTCCGACCCCTCCGACCCAGCAGAAGGCGGCGGACACGGCGCCGGAGGACACGATGTGCGACGTGCCGCGGACGCTGTCCGGGGAGGACGGCAAGGAGGCCGAGCGGATCAAGCACCCGAGGTCGCGCGAGGCGGCGCGGTGCACCTCCAAGTGCGTCAGCACCTGCGTCCTCGGCGGCGCCGGCGCGCCCGGCGTCGGCGGGCCCTTCAACGTCCGGAGGTAATTAAACCAAGGGACGATCCATCGATCGATCGATTGCATGTCCAATTGTCCATCTCCatgcttcttctctttttttattcttgTTCCAGCTGATCAACTGCTGTATGTGACTGACGACATATGTATTGTTTTTGGATCGAATGGCATGCATCCAGACCCCTCGTGgtgttcaaggaaggtttccgcagTCGACAGTACTGGTACGTGCGTGATGCAGAACCGTTTCGGCAATGAAATTCTCTTTAGCGGCTTCAGAACGACATCAATCGTACTGTTCATATGTTTATTTTCTGCGTGCGGCTCTGAATTATTTCGTGCATATGCACAGCCTGGTGGAGTGCTCCGACGTCTGCAACCTAATCAAGGACGGAGAAGACGGGCAATGAAATGATGCACGGCATCTTTACCATGCACGCAGTAGCTCAGAAAAGATCAAGACATCCAACTCCACCTTACCAATATATATACTGGT from Triticum dicoccoides isolate Atlit2015 ecotype Zavitan chromosome 6A, WEW_v2.0, whole genome shotgun sequence encodes:
- the LOC119315138 gene encoding uncharacterized protein LOC119315138, with product MHPTKPAGVTPRSAPPGAGEWRPSGVVRLLQAPAVVALAAVLAVASPAQARPAGAPPPTPPTQQKAADTAPEDTMCDVPRTLSGEDGKEAERIKHPRSREAARCTSKCVSTCVLGGAGAPGVGGPFNVRRPLVVFKEGFRSRQYCLVECSDVCNLIKDGEDGQ